The nucleotide window CATGAATGCAGCAAAACGGGTAACCGGTTCAAGGTTGTACTTACTAAAACCTTCTATTCTATCTTCCAGGAAAAGCAAGATTTTTTCCATTTCACTATTTCCTGCACGTTCTCCTATACCCAGGAAAGTTACGCTTGTCCAGTTGGCTCCATGCCAGAAGCCTGCAATGGAACTTGCTGACCCGAATCCATAGTCATCATGAATATGGGTCTCTATATTCTTTACCCCAATCTCTTTTTTGAGATGTTGCACGATTTTCGGAATTCCATAAGGCTCATCAATACTGACGAAAGGCATCCCGTAACCGACAGTATCGCAGACCCGAATAATACAATTGGGATCAATCTCCATAATTTTTTCAACTAAAGGGAAAACAAAGCCATAATTATCTGCTCTTGTCATATCTTCAAGGTGAGCACGTGTTCGAAGTCCGTGATCCACTGCATACTGAAGAGCATCCAGATACTTCTCTTCGGCTTCTGCCCTGCCTGAGAGCTTCATTTTAGAAAAAATATGCGTATCCGATACGGACATAAGAATCCCGGTTTCTTTAATTCCGTCAACCTCAAGAATTTTATCTATATCAGCTCTTGAAGCTCTTGCCCAACCTGTAATTTCGGGAAACTCATACCCTATGTCAAACATTAGATCTACAGCATCTCTATCCCTCTTATTGAATACGAAGGCCTCGAGTTTTTCAATTCCTATCTCGTGGAGATACTCATATATTTGGAGCTTCTGTTCTCTGCTCAGGACGATTCCCGGCATCTGAGAACCATCACGAATAGTACTGTCACTTATGTACACATCGTTTCCATAAGGCAGCTTTAATTTGGGCAGATCTTCATATGATTCGTAAATTTTCATCACTTTTCCTCCTTTCTTTCAGGCGACAGGGCTCTGCAAAGAGAGAGCAGGCTTTCACTGCAAGGGTTTCCTGTGAAAAAGACATATTTCCGGTATACAGATCAGAAAATTAGTTGTGTTTAACCTAAGAACTCTAACTTCTTGTTTGAAAAACATTCTTTAAGGGAACACCTGTTGCTGTTCTCCGAAACAATACCTTACATTATATTTTGAGGTTCTTGTCTTACGTTATATGCCGATGTTTAAATTATAATATGTCGTTATAGTTAAAATCTCTTTCTTTCAAAACACCCAATGTATTTT belongs to Methanosarcina barkeri 3 and includes:
- a CDS encoding isopropylmalate synthase, whose protein sequence is MKIYESYEDLPKLKLPYGNDVYISDSTIRDGSQMPGIVLSREQKLQIYEYLHEIGIEKLEAFVFNKRDRDAVDLMFDIGYEFPEITGWARASRADIDKILEVDGIKETGILMSVSDTHIFSKMKLSGRAEAEEKYLDALQYAVDHGLRTRAHLEDMTRADNYGFVFPLVEKIMEIDPNCIIRVCDTVGYGMPFVSIDEPYGIPKIVQHLKKEIGVKNIETHIHDDYGFGSASSIAGFWHGANWTSVTFLGIGERAGNSEMEKILLFLEDRIEGFSKYNLEPVTRFAAFMEKELGLRVPRNKAVVGKNIFAHESGIHAAGVLKNPFNYEPYPPELVGGKRLLLIGDSSGLEVIRYKVQETLNDLLDIETIVEKDDRRLLKIQNEIQKLYDNEERVSSISDEELLAYVERYFLYQPICSPGRSGRGKLKNKVKIANSEEEKLKE